The DNA sequence AAACGCCCGAGCATTTCTTTGGTCGTTATGTTTTTACATATAATCATGAAAGCTCCCTAAGCGCTGTGATAAATGGTGTTGTTGACGCTGCAGCTGTTGATAGCTTAGTCTTTGAGCGTACCAAACTTAAAAATCCAGAACTGATTAAGGATTTGAAAATTATTGAAAAAACGGAACCGATTGGTACCGGTCCTGTTGTCATCAGCAGTAATTTACCTAATGAAGAGAAGCGAATTATCAAGGAAAGTTTCATTTCTATGCACGAACAAGAAATAATAAAACCAGCGTTTCAGGGACTGTTCATTGATCGTTTTGTTCCATTTGAACCCCAATTATATGAGGGTCACCTATGAAATGGATGAATAAATTACAAATAAACCAAAAGATATTTGGAGCTATATTCGTTTCGCTACTCTTTCTCGCTCTAGTATTGGGATGTATCATTTGGGAATCACTCACAAAAATCATGACAGAGGACCTTAAAAAACGTGGTGTAAATATTGCTGAAAATATTGCGGCATTGTCTTCGGATTACATTCTGACTGATGACTACTATTCGATTCATCTTCTCATTACCCGGGCACAGGAAGCTAACAAAGACGTTCGTTATATACTGGTCATTAACAATAATAATGTTCTTGTCGGAAATACATTCTCCAAACACTTACCGAAAGGAATATTAAACGCACATAAGCCTGATGATATCAATACTGGAAATTACGCTATACTAACTTCAGATGAAGGAAATATCCATGACATACTGGTTCCAATCGAAGAGGGAGATGTAGGATTTGTTAGAGTTGGAATGGCAGAAAAACAGGCGAAAAGCTATATTTTTACTAAAATAATAGAATTGGTTGTTGCTACATTTTTGGTCTGTATGGGGGCTGCAGGTATAGCTTATTATGTGACTCGTATCATTACTCGACCAATCAATAGTTTAGTTGATACAGCAACAGGCATATCAGCCGGTAATTTATCCTTAAGGGCTAAAGCAGAGGGTGACGATGAAGTTGGAAAATTAGCACGGGCTTTTAATGAAATGGCTGACAACCTAATTAGTTCCAGCACTGCAGTAGAAAAATTATTGAAGGAACTTCAAGAAAAGGATGCCCTTCGAGATACGTTGATTTTGAAACTATTATCCGCTCATGAGGAGGAGAGAAAAAGAATTTCTCGTGAACTTCATGATGAAACAAGCCAAGCCCTTACTTTTCTAATGGTTACAATGCGGATTTTGGCTAATGAAGCTAAAGATATCGAGCAACAGGAGCTACTTAATGTAAGCCGAGAAACTGCGGCAAGTATTTTGCGAGAAATTAGAGATTTAGCGGTAGAATTAAGACCACCCATCCTTGATGATATAGGTTTAATTCCGGCATTAAGGAAACATGCAAGAAAGTTTGAAGAAAAGTTCGCTCTTACTGTAATTCTACACGTTCCCGATGATGACATTGCTGCCATAGATAGTCATACTGCTGTAGCGCTATACCGACTTGTTCAAGAAAGTCTTACCAATGTAGTGAAACATACAGTAGCAACTGAGATTGTGATTAACATGGAAATCAAGGATTGTTCTATCGAGTTGAGCATCCATGATAACGGTCACGGTATACGTGAGACCGATTTTGAAAAAGCTCGCCAGCAAAATCGGATCGGAATATATGGAATGAAGGAAAGAGCCGAATTACTGGGTGGTTCATTTTTTATCAAAACTCACAATATCGGTGGGACCGAAGTTATGGTGTCTATCCCATTAAAACAGAGAGAAGGGTGTCATGATGAAAAAGACAATCAACATAATGCTAGTTGATGACCACGCCTTGATGAGATCAGGTTTAAAACTACTATTGCAAAAAAGACCGTCCTTAAAAGTTGTAGGTGAAGCCTCTGATGGACTTGAAGCACTCCGGCTTTACGATATTTTAAGGCCCGATATTCTGATATTGGATATATCTTTGCCGCGCTTAGATGGAATCCAAGTTCTCACAAAGATTAAATTACGTTATGAACAAGCGAAAGTCATAGTGCTCACCATGCACGAAGACGAAGACTATATAACATTAATCATGAACGCGGGAGCTTCAGGTTACGTCCCTAAAGCAGCCGTAGATGAAGAATTATACACTGCTATTGATTCCGTTATGGATGGATACCTATACCTTCGCCCAAAGGAAATTTCAACGATGCTAAAAAGATTGCAAAACGAAACAGAGTCTCGAAATCCTTATGTAATTCTAAGCCCACGTGAACGGGAGGTATTGCAGTTTCTTGTTAAAGGATTTTCATTGTCTGAAATTGCTCAAGAATTAACTATCAGTATAAAAACGGTTGATACTCATAAGACGAGAATGTTGAACAAACTTAATCTTTCTAAAAAAAGTGAACTTGTTCAATATGCCATAAAGTATAATTTAATAAACATGATATAACGGGGTAATGTATGTTATAAAAGATCTTATCTCTTCCGACATCCTTATCATATAGCTTTTTTATAATAGGATAGCGTCACATCGCTATCAAGCTAAGGTTAGGAAAGTTCAGTTTCAGAAGAAATTTCCTTCTTTTTCTTCTTCCATATTTGATAGATCAAGTTACCATATTCATGAACCCAGCGCATGATGGTTGTTGGGTAAACAGACACCCCACGGTCCTTCAGTATTTCAGTTACATCGCGATAGCTTAAAGAAAAACGACAATAGTAGCCGACGGCTACTATTGTCGTTTTTCTTTAAAATATCCCATTTGTTACGCTCCCGTTC is a window from the Bacillus sp. DX3.1 genome containing:
- a CDS encoding sensor histidine kinase — its product is MKWMNKLQINQKIFGAIFVSLLFLALVLGCIIWESLTKIMTEDLKKRGVNIAENIAALSSDYILTDDYYSIHLLITRAQEANKDVRYILVINNNNVLVGNTFSKHLPKGILNAHKPDDINTGNYAILTSDEGNIHDILVPIEEGDVGFVRVGMAEKQAKSYIFTKIIELVVATFLVCMGAAGIAYYVTRIITRPINSLVDTATGISAGNLSLRAKAEGDDEVGKLARAFNEMADNLISSSTAVEKLLKELQEKDALRDTLILKLLSAHEEERKRISRELHDETSQALTFLMVTMRILANEAKDIEQQELLNVSRETAASILREIRDLAVELRPPILDDIGLIPALRKHARKFEEKFALTVILHVPDDDIAAIDSHTAVALYRLVQESLTNVVKHTVATEIVINMEIKDCSIELSIHDNGHGIRETDFEKARQQNRIGIYGMKERAELLGGSFFIKTHNIGGTEVMVSIPLKQREGCHDEKDNQHNAS
- a CDS encoding response regulator transcription factor, which encodes MKKTINIMLVDDHALMRSGLKLLLQKRPSLKVVGEASDGLEALRLYDILRPDILILDISLPRLDGIQVLTKIKLRYEQAKVIVLTMHEDEDYITLIMNAGASGYVPKAAVDEELYTAIDSVMDGYLYLRPKEISTMLKRLQNETESRNPYVILSPREREVLQFLVKGFSLSEIAQELTISIKTVDTHKTRMLNKLNLSKKSELVQYAIKYNLINMI